ACAGTGGGCGGCAGACATCCCGGTCTACCCCTGGGGGTACGCGGGGCACCAGTGCGGCAGACGAGGACGTCTGCCGGCCACAAGAAAGAGCGTCTGAGCAGACCAGCGGCAGACCAGGAGGTCTGCCGGCCACGGAAAAGACAGGTGGGGCCACGGAAAAAACAGGTGAGGCTCCGGAGAATCTCAAACTCGGGCTCGTGACCTATGAGATCATCGGCGACCAGTGCGAGGTGGTCACACTCGATGCCTTCACGCAGTTCGCCGGTGTCGGCACGGCGCTGATGGAGCGCGTGATCGACACCGCTCGCGCCTCCGGCTGCCGCCGGGTCTGGCTGATCACGACCAATGACAATCTCGATGCCATTCGCTTCTACCAGAAGCGCGGCTTCACGATTGGGGCCGTGCATGTGAATGCGATTGCTCATTCGCGCACCCTGAAGCCATCGATTGCGATGATCGGCAATTATGGCATCCCGATTCGGGATGAGATTGAGTTTGAGATGGTGCTCAGGTAGGTCGAAACCCCTGCGGTTTCGACGTCTCCACTCGTAGGTCGGGACCCTTGCGGTCCCGACACCTCCAAGTCATACTGAGCCTGTCGAAGTATGACTTTCGCTCGATTAGTAGTCACCCTTCGACAAGCTCAGGGTGACTTTGGGGTGGGTTCGCGTTGATTGTTCACAGGGTGGGAAGCTGTCGTGACCCCGCCGTTGCGGTGGCTGGTTTCGACTCACATGTCGGAAACGAAAAAGGGCCCTTTCGGGCCCCGATAGCTTTCGCCATCCACCTCCGCTTACACGGATTAATTACAAACTATCGGCAACAAATACGGCTGTCAATACATTTTTCTTGACTAGCATTGACGAAATTCTGCAGGGTCGTCAAAACCTCAATTGACACTGCCGCCTTCCCCGCTTAATGTGAGGCACTACGAGGCCCAATACCCCGTTATTACAATCGATGAAGTACGCTAATTTCGTCCACCTGCATACGCACAGTCAGTATTCGCTGCTCGACGGCGCCTGTCGGCTGGATGCGGTGCTCGAACTCGCCAAAGAGCTCAAGATGCCCGCCCTGGCGATCACCGACCACGGCAATATGTTCGGGGCTATCGAGTTCTATATCAAGGCGCTGCGTATGGGGGTCAAGCCGATTATCGGGTGCGAGGCGTATGTGGCGGCGGGCAGCCGGTTCACCAAGAAACCGTCGGAGAAGTACCCGGAATCCGGTTTCCACATGGTGCTGCTGGTCAAGGACCTGACCGGCTACCGCAACCTGATGAAACTGACCTCGGACGCCTTCCTCGAGGGCTTTTACCACCGCCCGCGCATGGACAAAGAGCTGCTTCGGCGGCATTCTGAGGGGCTGATTGCCACGTCGGCCTGCCTCAAGGGTGAGATTAACTGGAACCTGCTCAACGGGAACACCGAGGCGGCGGTCGCGGCGGCGCGCGAGATGAACGAGATTTTCGGCCCGGGGAATTTCTTTATCGAGATTCAAAATCACGGTTTGGAAAAGGAGCAGACACTAGTCCCCAAGCTGGCGGCTATCTCCCGCGAGACCGGTATCCCGCTGGTCGCCACCAACGACTGCCACTACATTCGGCAGCAGGACGCCAACGCCCACGACGCGCTCTTATGCATCCAGACCGGCAAGTTCGTCTCCGACACCGACCGGATGCGCTACAACACCGACCAGATCTATTTCAAATCCGCCGACGAGATGCAGCAGGCGCTGGGCGACTTCCCCGAGGCGCTCGAAAACACGCTTCGGATCGCCGAGATGTGTAATCTCGAACTCGAGCTGGGGCGGCTCAAGCTGCCGGTGTTTCCTCTCCCTGACAAACACCACGACCCGGACGTCTATTTGCGGCAAGTGTGCGAGAAGGCGCTGCCGGTTCGTTACCGCGAAATCACCGACGAGATCAGACAGCGGCTGGACTACGAGCTGGGGGTAATCCGGCAAATGAACTATGCCGGATATTTCCTGATCGTCAAGGATTTCTGCGACTACGCCCGCTCGCAGAAGATCACGGTCGGGCCGGGGCGCGGCTCGGCGGCCGGTTCGATTGTGTCGTACCTGCTCGGCATTACCAGTGTCGATCCGATCCGGTTCGAGCTGCTGTTTGAGCGGTTCCTCAACCCGGAGCGGATTTCGATGCCGGATATAGACATCGATTTCGCCGACCGGGGGCGGGACCAGATCATCCAGTACGTGATCGACAAATACGGCAAGGACAATGTCTGCCAAATCATCACGTTCGGTACGATGGCAGCGCGCGGGGTGATTCGCGATGTCGGCCGGGTGCTTTCGATGCCCTACGGCGAGGTGGACAAGATCGCCAAGCTGGTGCCCGGCACCCCCGGCATGACTCTTGAGGCGGCGCTCGAAAAGGTCCCCGAACTGAAAGCGCTCACTGAGAAAGACCAGCGGGTCAAGAAGCTGATCGACTATGCGCTCACGCTCGAGGGTCTTGCCCGACACTGCTCGACTCACGCCGCCGGAGTGGTGATTGCGCCGTCGGCGCTCACCAACTATGTGCCGCTGTTCAAGGGGAGCAAAGACGAAATCACCACCCAGTACGATATGAAGATGGTGGAGCATATCGGCCTGCTCAAGATGGACTTTCTCGGGCTGCGCACGCTGACCGTGCTCGACGACGCCGTCGCGATGATCAAAGCCAACTATCCGGATGCGCAGATCGATATCGACAATCTGCCGCTGGACGACCCCGAAGTGTACAAGGTCTTCGCGAGCGGCCAGACAGTCGGCATATTCCAGTTTGAATCATCGGGTATGCGCGACTACCTCCGCCGCCTTCAGCCGGAGACGTTTACAGATATAGCGGTAATGAACGCGCTCTATCGGCCCGGCCCGCTCGATTCGGGCATGATCGATACTTATATCGCGTGCAAACGGGGCGAGAGCAAAGTCGAGTATCTGCACCCGGCGCTCAGGGAGATTCTGAGCAGCACGTACGGGGTGATCGTTTTTCAGGAGCAGGTGCTGCATATCGCGAACCGTCTGGCTGGGTATTCGCTCGGCAGCGCCGATCTGCTACGCAAGGCGATGGGGAAGAAAGACGCCAACCTCATGGCCGAGCAGAAGAAAGAATTCCTCGCCGGCGCGGCGAAGCATCGGGTCGATCCGAAAGTCGCCGAGGAAGTATTCAATCAGATCGAGACTTTTGCCCGCTATGGGTTCAACAAAGCCCACTCGACCTGCTATGCGCTGATTGCCTATCAAACGGCGTGGCTCAAGCGATATTATCCGAAAGAGTTCATGGCGGCGCTGATGACTTCCGAAATGAGCAACAGCGACCGGATCATGGTCCTGCTCGAGGAATGCCGCCGGATGGGTATCAAGGTCCTGCCACCCGATGCCAACGAGTCGAAGAGCCATTTCACGGTCGTAGGCGGCAAGATTCGGTTCGGACTGTTGGCCGTGAAAAATGTCGGCAGCGCAACTGCCGAGGCTATCGCGGTTGCCGCGGCAACAACGCGATTCAAGACGCTCGCCGACCTGACCAGCGCAATCGATCCCCGCCATCTCAACCGTCGCACACTGGAATCGCTGATAGCCGCCGGTGCCTGTGATTCGCTCAAAGGGCATCGCTCCCAGAAGCTGGCCGCGGTGGAATCGATGCTCGAGTACGGCCACAAAGTCATGGCCCAGTCGAACAGCCACGATCTGTTCGCCGGGGCCGGGCTTCAGATGCAGCGCGTCGAGCCGAAGTTGCCCGAGGTTGCTGCCTGGACATCATCGGAAGAACTCGCCCATGAGAAGGAAGCGCTCGGCTTCTGGATCACCGGTCACCCGCTGGACCGCTACCGCGACGAACTTAAGTCGTTTACGACGTCATCGTGCGCCGGGCTCGATCAAGTTGTTGACGGGCGTGAGGTTACTTTGGGAGGCGTGCTGGCCCGAGTCAACCGCACCCCGGACAAACGGGGCAATATGATGGCCTTTGCCACCCTGGAGGACTTCTCCGGGCAGGCCGAACTTATTATATTCTCCGACTGTTTCGAAAGGAGCAAACAGGTCCTGGCGGCCGACCGCATGGTACTGGTCTCGGGGCGGGTATCCACCCGTGAAGGTGAGCGGCCCAAGGTCATTGGCAACGAGATCCTCCCGCTGGAAAAGCTGACGGAACGGTTCAACTGCCAGTTGGTTATAAAGCTTAACTCGGACTGCGCCGAAAAGACGATAGAACGGGCATTGGCGACGTTGGATCAATATCGCGGGCAGGTACCGGTGTTGTTGGCGGCTCGAGAGAATGGTTCCGAAGTATACATCAAGTCGAGCCGCTATTCTGTGACGATGGATTTTGAACTGCTAAACCGGTTGAAAGAGCTGCTGGGTGATTCGGCGGCGTATCTCAGGCCGGTCGGACCCCGTGACAGTTAGCAGGTGTTCAGTAGGTCGGGATGCTTGTCATCCCGACAAGATGGCGGGACTATGAGGGTCCCGACCTACATTGAAAGAGCAGATCGGCAAGCATGAAAACAGTGCGTTTGGTTCTCATCCTGACAGTAGCAATCGTCTCGATCGCGCTGGTGGTTAGTGCTGGGCCGCAAAAACCGGCGAAAACCAAGACTGACCCGAACGGCATCGAGTGGTACGGCTATGAGGACGGCTGGAAGAAGGCCAAGGCGGAGAACAAGCACATGTTTGTCGATTTCACCGCCACCTGGTGTGGTTGGTGCAAACGTCTGGAGGCGACTACGTTTGCAGAGAAACGTGTGGTCGATGCCCTGACCAAAGATTTTGTGCCGGTGAAAGTCTGGGAGAAAAGCCCCGACACGCTGGATATCGACGGCTACAAAATCGCTGAAGAGGACCTGCGTGTTCGAGAATTCGGCGCCACGGCGTTTCCGACTCTCTGGTTTGTTTCGCCCAAGGGGGTTCGGGTCGGACCGGTGCGTGGTTATGTTGATGCCAGTACTTTGCTTCACTACTTCGACGTGGTGAAGTTTTATCGGTACGATACTACTCTCGACGAAACCGGGAAGCCCAAGGCCCAGAAATAACCTTCACATTACCGGCGGCTTTCGCCGGAGGGAATGACTCCAATGGTACGAATGATCTTGTCAATGCTCGTGGTGCTGGCCGGCTCGGCCTTCATATCCTGCTCCAGCAGCGAATCGACATCACGCCCGAGTAACAACCCGTCGAAAAATCCGTACGGGGCGGAGGTTTCGTCGGGTCAAGGCGATGTTGCTGCTACGTCGTTTTCAGGAGTGCGAGCGGTCGACGTTGACGGCAACACTCGTGATATGTCCGAATGGCTGGGGAAAAAAGCTGTGGTGGTCAATTTCTGGGGGACCTGGTGCCCGCCCTGCCGACGGGAAATCCCGGGTCTGGTTCAGCTCTACAAGGAGTATCGCAATCGCGGAATCGAGATAATCAGTCTCGCCATCGAACGAACCGCCGGGCCCCGCGAGGTACGCCAGTTTGCACAGCAGGCGGGGATGGAGTGGGTGATGCTCATGTCCAACGATCAGGCAGCGGGCGCGTTTGGCCTGGGCAACTCGGTGCCGACCACGATTTTCTACGATGCTCGCGGACGGGAAGTGGCGCGGCAGATCGGCGCGCGCAGCTACGACGACTTCAAGCGCGATTTCGAGAAGATCGCCTCACGAAGTTAGGCCGTCTCGGCCGGGCCATCCCAACTAATATCTCCTAATCGTGGGCGGCAGACCTCGTGGTCTGTCCCTTCCAAATCCATCTTCGATACGTTGGACGGACGAGAATAGGCTGTCCCACAAGTGCGACCTGTCGCGTCAGGTCTCAGTCCCGCGCCTCTTTCATCGGGCCGGGACAAGGACCCCGGATCAAGTCCGGGGCAGGCTCTGCCGCACACGTACTGAGCAATCGCGCGGCGCGCTACCGGCAGCCGGGAAGGCCGAGACTCACTCCGGTGATAAACAGATAGTCGATCAGATAGGTTACGTTGGCTATCGTGATGTCGTCACATGTCGGGTGGTCGCCGCCCGACTGGTTGACATCGGCCTCGCCAAGACAGTGGATGAGATTGCAGTTGTATTCGATAAACCGCGCGTCGATCATCAGGCTGATATCGCCAATGGTCGGTTCGTCGCCACCCACTCCGTTGGCGTCACCTACACGTCCCGAACAACAGGCGAACGGATCATGAGGATCGTCGAGTATCTCGCGCATCGAAGTGATCGAATTCAACCTGTCGCTGCCCTGGCCCACGGCCATTTTGATAACCACTTGCTGTGTTTCGCCCGGCCGGAACGTGATCGGCCCGAACGTTGCCATCATACGGCGGTCGCTCGGCAGCGCATCCACCCAGCCAGTTCCGGTGACTGGATCGCCCGAGCAGACGAAGCGTGTGGCCAGGCCGGTAGTCGGGTCGGTTTGGGGAAGACAGTTGTTCTTGCCGTCCAAACCCAGCATGTAACAGTACGACTCGTCATAGAAGTCAGGGTCGGTGCCGTTGATGTACTTGTTGAATGAATACAGGCCGAGGTTGCGATAGTCCTGGAGCGGTTGCCCGTCGACATAGGCGACATCGCCCGGACTGTACACAATCGGCCCTTCAATTACCCTGAACCCGATCGCGGGCGGCGGGCCACCGAATGCCGCGTCACCGAAGTTTGCGTTATAGCAGTAGAAAGTGTTCTCGGCCACGTCACATCCGACCAAGTCATCGCCGGCAACGCCCAGATCAGGGTCCAGCCAGAGACTGATGTAGAAATCACGAAGAGTACGGCCGCCTTTGTTAATCAGCTTGAATCTCAAGAACTCGCAGGTACCGAGAGGCCCGGTGGTAGTGTACTCAGGAGGAACCGCCGTAAAAGTAAACGTCAGCCCGCGCTTTTGATCGACTGTCCGAAGCCGGAACACCGTGCCTTGCTCCGGCAGCTCCTGGTTGAAGGGCGGTGTGACCCCGCCGTTCCAATTGACCAGCACCATCCGGTCCATGATCGGTTCTTCTGTACCCTCCCAGTATGCGGGATTAGTCTTCATCGCGGCTTCAAAGACGTTGTAGCCCGCCTGGCCGGGGGTCTGGTCGGCGGGTAGCCTCCAGTACACCCAGTCTGTGTAAGGATCGTTGTCCCAGCCGGATACGGAGTGCTCGCAACCGTCGTGGCATGACCCGTCGTACGCCGAGCCGTACTGAGAGAGATCAAATACAAAGTTGTCGCCGGACGTGCCCGTGATGTCGGCAAGTATCCACGGAATCAGGCGCAGATCATCAGACGGATCGTCGGGTGTGTCGATGCCTATGCGCCAGAGTTCGAATGGCACCCAGTACGCGTTGCCGGTGTTGAAGGCGTCCCAGACATAGCTGCCGCCTACACCGGGGTTGGAAATGGATCCTGTGAAGCGCATCTCGTAGTCGTACGCTCCGAGACGCGCTATCCGCCCGGGATCTTCTCGGAAGGTTCTCAGGAGGAACGCATCGTAGGAAGCGCGCGTGCCTCCGCCGCTGGTGCCGCCGTTGTCGCCGGTGTGGATCAGCCATTCGGCGGGACCCACCTGCTGGCCCTCGGTTGGGTATCCATCTGGATCGATGTCAGTCGGGCAGGGGAAGCCGTGCCAGCGTGCGGCGGCGGCCTCGGGCGGATTCACCGGTCCGTTGCCGTTGGCCACAACCTCGAAACCGGCGAACGCCGATGATCCTCTTACGCGAAGGCTGATCCCATCAACCACGATTTCTGCACCGCTGAAGTCCGTTTGGTAGGCGAGAATTGTGGCGGCGGTGGTCATGTCGATAAGGTTCCAGTGGAATCCATAGGCAACAGTCGAATCCGTTATCACCGCATAATCGTGGCCGGTTACCAGGTTAGGATTGGCACAGGAAGCAGACACCAGAAGTCCGGAGTTGGGCGGCCCGCTGACAGCGTACTGCCCGCCAAACGGGATGACTATGTCACCAGCCTGGTCCCATGCCCAGATGGTTTGCTGAACTTCTATGCCCAGAGGTGAAGTTGAGCCGGCGTTGTTGTCATGCGTGTATATGTCCGCATCGTTATAAACAGTCCATGTCATCTGCTCGCCGAGCATGATGGGGTGCCCGAGCGCGTCAGCAGGCGCACCCTGGTCTACCGGCCAGTTGAGATAGTCCTGATTGGGATTCCCGGCAAGACTGTCGCTGTGAAGCTTGTAAACTCGGAACTCAGGACGGTCGGTTTGAAACGTGCCATTCAGCATAGGCCCCGGCACATACTCGCTGCTATACTCGGAAACCACGACCAGAGTGTCTCCGGTAGCCTGATCGACCCCGCCCAGCCAAAGGCCGCCCGCGTACAGAACCGATGACGTCCGCACGCCGCTTATGATATCAGCAAGGCCGGTATAAGGGTAGTACGTTCCATAGTCATGCCCAAACACACCTGCCAGATCCCGCCCAAAATTGCCGTGATTGGTGACAAACATTAGTATGTTATTGGCATTGATGTACGTGTCGTTATCTAGTGCCATTCCAACTAATATCTCCTAAATAGTTTTAGTGGGGCATTGGGGCGGGCGTGTTTTCTATTCCGCCAGGTCAGATAGCGATAGATGCGCCGGCGTCTGGTCGGGTAGTCTCGATCATCG
This genomic window from Candidatus Zixiibacteriota bacterium contains:
- a CDS encoding thioredoxin fold domain-containing protein, with product MKTVRLVLILTVAIVSIALVVSAGPQKPAKTKTDPNGIEWYGYEDGWKKAKAENKHMFVDFTATWCGWCKRLEATTFAEKRVVDALTKDFVPVKVWEKSPDTLDIDGYKIAEEDLRVREFGATAFPTLWFVSPKGVRVGPVRGYVDASTLLHYFDVVKFYRYDTTLDETGKPKAQK
- a CDS encoding GNAT family N-acetyltransferase; translated protein: MMNFTVRPIGDSDRAWALNVIRGWGADFIVSRGRKIYAAELPGFIAESSRAADVADSGRQTSRSTPGGTRGTSAADEDVCRPQERASEQTSGRPGGLPATEKTGGATEKTGEAPENLKLGLVTYEIIGDQCEVVTLDAFTQFAGVGTALMERVIDTARASGCRRVWLITTNDNLDAIRFYQKRGFTIGAVHVNAIAHSRTLKPSIAMIGNYGIPIRDEIEFEMVLR
- a CDS encoding DNA polymerase III subunit alpha, encoding MKYANFVHLHTHSQYSLLDGACRLDAVLELAKELKMPALAITDHGNMFGAIEFYIKALRMGVKPIIGCEAYVAAGSRFTKKPSEKYPESGFHMVLLVKDLTGYRNLMKLTSDAFLEGFYHRPRMDKELLRRHSEGLIATSACLKGEINWNLLNGNTEAAVAAAREMNEIFGPGNFFIEIQNHGLEKEQTLVPKLAAISRETGIPLVATNDCHYIRQQDANAHDALLCIQTGKFVSDTDRMRYNTDQIYFKSADEMQQALGDFPEALENTLRIAEMCNLELELGRLKLPVFPLPDKHHDPDVYLRQVCEKALPVRYREITDEIRQRLDYELGVIRQMNYAGYFLIVKDFCDYARSQKITVGPGRGSAAGSIVSYLLGITSVDPIRFELLFERFLNPERISMPDIDIDFADRGRDQIIQYVIDKYGKDNVCQIITFGTMAARGVIRDVGRVLSMPYGEVDKIAKLVPGTPGMTLEAALEKVPELKALTEKDQRVKKLIDYALTLEGLARHCSTHAAGVVIAPSALTNYVPLFKGSKDEITTQYDMKMVEHIGLLKMDFLGLRTLTVLDDAVAMIKANYPDAQIDIDNLPLDDPEVYKVFASGQTVGIFQFESSGMRDYLRRLQPETFTDIAVMNALYRPGPLDSGMIDTYIACKRGESKVEYLHPALREILSSTYGVIVFQEQVLHIANRLAGYSLGSADLLRKAMGKKDANLMAEQKKEFLAGAAKHRVDPKVAEEVFNQIETFARYGFNKAHSTCYALIAYQTAWLKRYYPKEFMAALMTSEMSNSDRIMVLLEECRRMGIKVLPPDANESKSHFTVVGGKIRFGLLAVKNVGSATAEAIAVAAATTRFKTLADLTSAIDPRHLNRRTLESLIAAGACDSLKGHRSQKLAAVESMLEYGHKVMAQSNSHDLFAGAGLQMQRVEPKLPEVAAWTSSEELAHEKEALGFWITGHPLDRYRDELKSFTTSSCAGLDQVVDGREVTLGGVLARVNRTPDKRGNMMAFATLEDFSGQAELIIFSDCFERSKQVLAADRMVLVSGRVSTREGERPKVIGNEILPLEKLTERFNCQLVIKLNSDCAEKTIERALATLDQYRGQVPVLLAARENGSEVYIKSSRYSVTMDFELLNRLKELLGDSAAYLRPVGPRDS
- a CDS encoding TlpA disulfide reductase family protein, with product MVRMILSMLVVLAGSAFISCSSSESTSRPSNNPSKNPYGAEVSSGQGDVAATSFSGVRAVDVDGNTRDMSEWLGKKAVVVNFWGTWCPPCRREIPGLVQLYKEYRNRGIEIISLAIERTAGPREVRQFAQQAGMEWVMLMSNDQAAGAFGLGNSVPTTIFYDARGREVARQIGARSYDDFKRDFEKIASRS